From Streptomyces sp. TLI_053, a single genomic window includes:
- a CDS encoding IclR family transcriptional regulator, with protein sequence MSQSVDRALTLLGSLGDGPVTLDQAAASIGVHKSTALRLLRTLEEHGFVHRLSDRRYRVGGRVLSLAQRALQEIDVRQVAAPYLAALNERCGCTVRLAVLEDDEVLYLDELAGRWSTDPGRPTRIGRRVPAAGTAVGRVLLAGLPPDGPAADGLAEDLAAVRRRGWAAESAEHREAVTCVAAPVAGSDGRAVAACAISAPVGRMTPAELLRLVPELLCTAEAVSLAYGGSPTPRWCENRCGARPAARASRT encoded by the coding sequence ATGTCGCAGTCGGTCGATCGGGCGCTGACCCTGCTCGGCTCGCTCGGCGACGGACCGGTGACCCTGGACCAGGCCGCCGCCTCGATCGGGGTGCACAAGTCCACCGCGCTGCGGCTGCTGCGCACCCTGGAGGAGCACGGCTTCGTGCACCGGCTGTCCGACCGCCGTTACCGGGTGGGCGGCCGGGTGCTGTCGCTGGCCCAGCGGGCGCTCCAGGAGATCGACGTCCGGCAGGTCGCCGCCCCCTACCTGGCCGCGCTGAACGAGCGCTGCGGCTGTACCGTGCGGCTGGCGGTGCTGGAGGACGACGAGGTGCTGTACCTGGACGAGCTGGCCGGCCGCTGGAGCACCGACCCTGGCCGGCCGACCCGGATCGGGCGCCGGGTGCCGGCCGCCGGGACGGCGGTGGGCCGGGTACTGCTGGCCGGACTCCCGCCGGACGGCCCGGCGGCGGACGGCCTGGCCGAGGACCTGGCGGCGGTGCGCCGCCGGGGCTGGGCGGCCGAGTCGGCCGAGCACCGGGAGGCGGTCACCTGTGTGGCGGCGCCGGTGGCGGGCAGCGACGGGCGGGCGGTCGCGGCCTGCGCGATCTCGGCGCCGGTCGGCCGGATGACGCCGGCCGAGCTGCTGCGGCTGGTCCCGGAGCTGCTCTGCACCGCGGAGGCGGTCTCGCTGGCGTACGGCGGCTCGCCTACTCCTCGCTGGTGCGAGAACCGTTGCGGTGCCAGGCCCGCGGCGCGCGCCAGCCGTACTTGA
- a CDS encoding trimeric intracellular cation channel family protein: MTSQIFPSDVQQSLDLVGIFVFALSGGLLAVRKNMDIFGIAVLAEVTALGGGVMRDLVIGATPVAAFSNLGYFVTPLLAGLVVFFLHPEVERINRAVQTLDALGLGLFCVTGTAKAHDYGLGAVSAVALGMVTAAGGGVMRDVLAGELPSLLRWDREIYAVPALVGAALVAVLIALDSLTAATGTAAALTAFGLRMLALKYGWRAPRAWHRNGSRTSEE, translated from the coding sequence GTGACCTCGCAGATCTTCCCCTCCGACGTGCAGCAGTCGCTGGACCTCGTCGGTATCTTCGTCTTCGCCCTCTCCGGAGGGCTGCTCGCCGTTCGCAAGAACATGGACATCTTCGGCATCGCCGTCCTCGCCGAGGTCACCGCGCTCGGCGGCGGAGTGATGCGCGACCTCGTCATCGGCGCCACCCCGGTCGCCGCGTTCAGCAACCTCGGCTACTTCGTCACCCCGCTGCTCGCCGGACTGGTGGTCTTCTTCCTGCACCCCGAGGTCGAGCGGATCAACCGCGCCGTGCAGACCCTCGACGCGCTCGGCCTCGGCCTGTTCTGCGTCACCGGCACCGCCAAGGCGCACGACTACGGGCTCGGCGCGGTCTCCGCGGTCGCCCTCGGCATGGTGACCGCCGCCGGCGGCGGGGTGATGCGCGACGTCCTGGCCGGCGAACTCCCCTCGCTGCTGCGCTGGGACCGGGAGATCTACGCCGTGCCGGCCCTCGTCGGCGCCGCGCTGGTCGCCGTGCTGATCGCCCTCGACAGCCTCACCGCCGCCACCGGCACCGCCGCCGCGCTGACCGCGTTCGGCCTGCGGATGCTCGCGCTCAAGTACGGCTGGCGCGCGCCGCGGGCCTGGCACCGCAACGGTTCTCGCACCAGCGAGGAGTAG
- a CDS encoding dipeptide ABC transporter ATP-binding protein: MTDTQAATIPAPAPAPDRQPLLRVTGLTRHFPIHSGLLRRQTGAVRAVDGIDFTVNAGETLGVVGESGCGKSTMGRLVTRLDEPTGGTIEFEGTDITHLGVGAMRPLRRDIQMIFQDPYSSLNPRHTVGTIVGAPFRLQKAEPEGGTKKAVQELLELCGLSPEHYNRYPHEFSGGQRQRIGIARALALRPRMIVADEPVSALDVSIQAQVVNLLDDLQRELGLTYLIIAHDLSVVRHVSDRVAVMYLGKIVEIADRDSLYSRPMHPYTTALMSAVPVPDPRRRHSAGRERILLKGDVPSPINPPSGCRFRTRCWKAQEICASQEPPLVAATAGHQVACHFPENAVTADAAAASA; encoded by the coding sequence ATGACGGACACCCAGGCGGCGACCATCCCCGCGCCGGCGCCCGCCCCGGACCGGCAGCCGCTGCTCCGGGTGACCGGCCTGACCCGGCACTTCCCCATCCACAGCGGCCTGCTGCGGCGCCAGACCGGCGCCGTCCGGGCGGTCGACGGCATCGACTTCACGGTCAACGCCGGTGAGACCCTGGGCGTCGTCGGCGAGTCCGGCTGCGGCAAGTCGACGATGGGCCGGCTGGTCACCCGGCTCGACGAGCCGACCGGCGGGACGATCGAGTTCGAGGGCACCGACATCACCCACCTGGGCGTCGGGGCGATGCGGCCGCTGCGCCGCGACATCCAGATGATCTTCCAGGACCCGTACTCCTCGCTGAACCCGCGGCACACCGTCGGCACCATCGTCGGCGCGCCGTTCCGGCTGCAGAAGGCCGAGCCCGAGGGCGGGACCAAGAAGGCCGTGCAGGAGCTGCTGGAGCTGTGCGGGCTCAGCCCCGAGCACTACAACCGCTACCCGCACGAGTTCTCCGGCGGCCAGCGCCAGCGCATCGGCATCGCCCGGGCGCTCGCCCTGCGGCCCCGGATGATCGTCGCCGACGAGCCGGTCTCGGCCCTGGACGTCTCCATCCAGGCCCAGGTGGTCAACCTGCTCGACGACCTCCAGCGCGAGCTCGGCCTGACCTACCTGATCATCGCGCACGACCTCTCGGTGGTCCGGCACGTCTCCGACCGGGTCGCCGTGATGTACCTCGGCAAGATCGTCGAGATCGCCGACCGGGACTCGCTCTACAGCCGGCCGATGCACCCTTACACCACCGCGCTGATGTCGGCCGTCCCGGTGCCCGACCCGCGCCGGCGCCACAGCGCCGGGCGCGAGCGGATCCTGCTCAAGGGCGACGTGCCCTCGCCGATCAACCCGCCCAGCGGCTGCCGCTTCCGCACCCGCTGCTGGAAGGCCCAGGAGATCTGCGCGAGCCAGGAGCCGCCGCTCGTCGCGGCGACGGCCGGCCACCAGGTGGCCTGCCACTTCCCGGAGAACGCCGTCACCGCGGACGCTGCGGCGGCCTCCGCCTGA
- a CDS encoding ABC transporter ATP-binding protein, which yields MTELQKTPAARAAAPAGGDPYLSVRDLRIHFDTDDGLVRSVDGVSFDLAKGRTLGIVGESGSGKSVTSLGIMGLHRSKRARITGEIRLDGEDLVAAGPDRVRELRGRQMAMIFQDPLTAMHPYYTVGQQIVEAYRVHHPQATKKQARARAVEMLDRVGIPQPDRRVDDYPHQFSGGMRQRAMIAMALVNDPSLLIADEPTTALDVTVQAQILDLIRDLQEEFGSAVIIITHDLGVVAELADDILVMYGGKCVERGPAETLFDSPEHPYTWGLLGSMPRLDRELQDRLVPVRGTPPSLINVPSGCAFHPRCPYAELTGGRSTEETPGLTEVAPGHHAACHLALSERHRIFTEEIAPRL from the coding sequence GTGACCGAGCTCCAGAAGACCCCGGCCGCCCGCGCGGCCGCCCCGGCCGGAGGGGACCCGTACCTCTCCGTCCGGGACCTGCGGATCCACTTCGACACCGACGACGGCCTGGTCCGCTCCGTCGACGGGGTCAGCTTCGACCTCGCCAAGGGCCGCACCCTCGGCATCGTCGGCGAGTCCGGCTCCGGCAAGTCCGTCACCTCGCTCGGCATCATGGGCCTGCACCGCTCCAAGCGGGCCCGGATCACCGGCGAGATCCGGCTCGACGGCGAGGACCTCGTCGCGGCCGGCCCGGACCGGGTCCGGGAGCTGCGCGGCCGGCAGATGGCGATGATCTTCCAGGACCCGCTGACCGCGATGCACCCCTACTACACGGTGGGGCAGCAGATCGTCGAGGCCTACCGGGTGCACCACCCGCAGGCGACCAAGAAGCAGGCCCGCGCCCGCGCCGTCGAGATGCTCGACCGGGTCGGCATCCCGCAGCCCGACCGCCGGGTCGACGACTACCCGCACCAGTTCTCCGGCGGCATGCGCCAGCGCGCCATGATCGCCATGGCCCTGGTCAACGACCCCTCGCTGCTGATCGCCGACGAGCCCACCACCGCCCTGGACGTCACCGTGCAGGCGCAGATCCTGGACCTCATCCGGGACCTCCAGGAGGAGTTCGGCTCGGCCGTCATCATCATCACCCACGACCTCGGGGTGGTCGCCGAGCTCGCCGACGACATCCTCGTCATGTACGGCGGCAAGTGCGTCGAGCGCGGTCCGGCCGAGACCCTCTTCGACTCGCCCGAACACCCCTACACCTGGGGCCTGCTGGGCTCGATGCCGCGCCTCGACCGGGAGCTCCAGGACCGGCTCGTCCCGGTCAGGGGCACCCCGCCCAGCCTGATCAACGTGCCGTCCGGCTGCGCCTTCCACCCGCGCTGCCCCTACGCGGAACTGACCGGCGGGCGCTCCACCGAGGAGACCCCGGGGCTCACCGAGGTCGCGCCCGGCCACCACGCGGCCTGCCACCTCGCGCTCTCCGAGCGGCACCGCATCTTCACCGAAGAGATCGCGCCCCGGCTGTGA